The window ACCGACTATTTTTCCGGGCATGTAAGGGGAATGATCAAAAACTTCTTCAGTAACTCGGCCCTGCAGTTCGCAACGTTTTTTACCGAAACAACCAATCTGAGCGAAAAGGAGCTCGAAGAGCTGAAAAAGGTAATTGACCAGGAGATCAAAAAGAAAAAAAAGCCATAAACAAGCCGTGAGCCGGGTCCGGCAAAGGGCAGGATTATGTCACGGCCCGTTTAACAACGAATACAGTAAAAACAGACGGCAAAACTTATGAAAAACCCTGAACCATGGTCGCCTACATCATCAAAGCAATCCTGTTTTCTGCGCTGCTGCTTGTTATCTACCGCCTCTTCCTCGAAAAGGAAAAAATGCACAGGTTCAACAGGTTTTACCTGCTTTTGAGCATCATACTGCCTATTGCCGTACCCCTGGTGCCCATTCAGACAGGAATTCCGGTTTTGTCAGCATTTGAACCGGTTATCACGGCAGGAGATAAACTGGCCAGGTTAGATTTGGCTGGCGCAGTAGCCGAAAGAAGTAAAGACGCGGCCCGTCCAGATAACCACGTCCCGGCAATGGATGACTCCGCAAAACACTACCCGGCCATGGTAGCCTCCGTAAAGGACTGCCCGGCCATTGAGGGCTACGAAAACCACCCGGTTCAGGGTGATCATTATAACCATGACACTATTATCGACATTGCAGGAGAACCCTTTTCAGGGAAAAACAACAATCTGTTGGGCAACCTGCTGCTTTTTGTTTACCTGGCAGTTTCAACAGGCTTCCTTTTAAGGTTTTCAAGGAATATTCATGCTTTCAGCAAAAAGGTAAGAAATAACAGGTCGGTCCCCTACTACGAGGCAAAACTTGTCCTGACCCGCGAGGAGATTATTCCCTACAGCTTCCTTAATTATATTTTCGTTAACGAGGATGATTACAAAAACGGGACTATTGAACAGGCGGTGCTGGGACATGAGCTTACCCATATCAGGCAGAAACATACCTTGGATATATTGTTTTTTGAGCTGGTGAGGATATTTGGATGGATAAACCCCTTCCTGCCATTTTACCGGGATGCCCTGCGCCTCAATCACGAATTCCTGGCAGATGAGTCTGCTGTCAAGGAATGCTGTGAACCAGTCACATACCAGTACCTTCTTATTAAAAAGACCAGCCAGGGACCTGGTATGGAACTGTCAAGCCCTTTGAATTACCTCTTCATTAAAAAAAGACTGGTCATGCTGAATAAAAAGGAAACCGCAAAGAGGGCGGTATTAAAGCAGTTAGCTTTGATCCCTGTAACAGGGCTGCTTACCATGCTTTTCCTTAACATTACTGTAGCGGCCGGATACGGAGGGGGTGCCGGACCGGAGAGCGGGATCAGTGATAACATCGTTTCTGAATCATCACCGCCTCAGCAGCAAAACCGGGCAGACACAACACAAATTCAGGCTCCGCCACCGCTATTTTCAGATGACTTTATCCCGGTTCCGCCCACCGGTGCAGTGCAGGCTGGAAACAGTTCCTGGGAGGTGGCAGGAAGAACTGACGCATCAGGCAATGAATTTAATGAGATAACCGGGGTGTTTGAGGGAACAATGCAAAGCAAAGACATTGATGAGGCCCCTCTGAAAGTGAAGATTTTTGTAACTAACCGCAAGGGTGGAGAGATGTTTACAGAGTTCTATGAAGCCGGGAGTGAAGCTCCTGAAAATATGCATAAACGATTTAACGAAGTTGTAAATTTCAACACCCAGACTCACCTGCCGATTAAGGTTACTCTCAACTCAGGTGAGATAATTGAAATGGGTCAAACCGCTGGTGGAACACATATGTGGGATTTTAATTTTCCACCTCCGGAGACTCCCGAAAATCCAAGATTCAAAGGCTCCAGGTTTGGAAATCTGTTAAGCGTTATCCTGGAAGAAGATGAAAAAATAAGTGTCATGGTTGATCTCAGCCATGTTACCGAATTCAATAATAAAACCTATCGTTTTGACATTGACCCCACCGGGTTAAAGGAGTTGTTCGCGAAACTTTAGGCGGATAACAGACCTTATCGGGTATAATATGATGCCCGACCATCCGCCTTATACCCTTTCGGGTATAGCTTCATTTTGTTAATTAATTTTTACTATCTTTATACCCGTAAAGGTATAATGGTATGGAACACACACCGATGACATTGTCCTGTTTTCTTAAAGATAAAAGAAGACAACTAAATCTGAATCAGCAGCAATTGGCCAGGAAAGCTGGTGTCGGATTGCGATTTATACGTGATCTTGAGCAGGGTAAAACAACCTTGAGAATGGATAAAGTAAATCAGGTTTTGAAACTGTTCGGACAGGAACTTGGGCCACAACCAATGAACCGTGAAAAACTTATAAATGATGAGAAAAGCAAGAGTATACATGTACAATGAACTGGCCGGTTTTTTAATTGAATCCGTAGACGGTTATTCATTTAATTATGATGTGAATTACCTGAACGGATCAGTGGCTAAACCAGTCAGTCTCACCCTGCCCTTACAGGAAAAACCTTATGTGAGCAGAATTTTGTTTCCTTTTTTTGATGGATTGATTCCTGAAGGCTGGTTGCTGGAGATTGCACAAAGGAACTGGAAACTCGATTCCCGTGACAGGATGGGTTTGTTACTTGCATGCTGCAAAGATTGTATTGGTGCAGTCAGTATCGAAGCCGATAACTCATAACTGCAGAATATGAGACGATGTTTATATTGTTATGAACCATTAGGAGAAGACATTTCGGAATTTCACAGTAAATGCTCCGTTAAAATATTCGGAACACCTGATCCCCCTGATTTGCCCTATTCAGAAGATCAAATGCTACAGCTTGCTGAAAAGGTAGTTAAATCTCAAACTACTGTGACAGGGGTACAACCAAAATTATCTTTGCATCTGGAAAAACCGGCAAAGAAAGACAAACCCCAACGATTTACAATAGTAGGACTCTGGGGTGGATACATTTTAAAACCACCAACAAATCAATACAAGTTTCTTCCTGAACTCGAAGATCTTACCATGCATCTTGCTGAAATTTCAGGAATTGATGTAGTGCCCCATTCTCTTATCAGGCTAAGTTCCGGTAAACTTTCATACATTACCAGGAGGATTGACAGGACAAATGGGGCCAGAATTCATATGGAAGATATGTGCCAGCTTACAGAAAGACTAACTGAACAAAAATATAACGGGTCACATGAACAAATCGGGAAAGCCATCGTCAAATACTCGACCAATCCGGGATTAGATATTATTAATTTCTTTGAACAAGTTCTTTTCTCATTCCTTACGGGAAATGCAGATATGCATTTAAAGAATTTTTCTCTTATTGACAGACCGGAACTGGGTTACATGTTAAGTCCGGCTTATGACATGGTTGCATCAAAGCTTGTTGTGGAAGGTGACGAAGAAGAACTGGCTCTCACCTTAAACGGGAAAAAAAAGAAAATAGGAAAGAGAGACTTTTTTGAGGCATTATACAGATTTAATGTTGACCGAAAGGCTGTTGAAAACATATTCAGTAAATTCAGGTCATCAGTTGAAAAATGGCATGATTTTATTGATATCAGCTTTCTCCCGGAATATATGAAAAAATCATATCATAATACGATCAGGGAGAGGGTAGACAGGATGTATTAAATTATTGGGGACTATTTTTAGCCAGGTACTTCTTTCCCGAAAGGCTCATTGCTATTGACCCGAGGGGTGCCGTTATTATTATGGAAAGTACAGCCATTATCATTATAAGTTCTCCTGCCGGTACGCCAAGCATAAGAGGTACCGATCCAATAGCTGCCTGTACAGTTGCTTTGGGACTGTAGGCCGTTATGCAGAATGCCTTTTCTTTCAGGGTCAGCCCCGTTTTGTGCAATGAGATTAATACTCCCAGCGACCTCACTGCCAGTCCCCCGAAAATAACTGCAACACCCGTCAGGCCGGCTTGTCCTGCCAGCATGTAATTAACCTCGGCGCCCACCAGAAAAAACAGCAGTATCTCAGCAAATACCCAGATCTTACTTAACCGGGCCGAGATTTCCATACCCAGTCCGGGCCATTTCTCAAGTATTACAAATCCTGTAACCATCACCCCGAGCAGCGATGCCAGCGGTATTATATCCTGAAGTATGTTTTCAAGCGAGGTTATGAAAATTGCAGTTGCAAGAAGTACAAGCGTTTTCTTTGTATGCCTGATGCTGAATTTT of the Marinilabiliales bacterium genome contains:
- a CDS encoding phosphatidylinositol kinase; the protein is MRKARVYMYNELAGFLIESVDGYSFNYDVNYLNGSVAKPVSLTLPLQEKPYVSRILFPFFDGLIPEGWLLEIAQRNWKLDSRDRMGLLLACCKDCIGAVSIEADNS
- a CDS encoding type II toxin-antitoxin system HipA family toxin, which produces MRRCLYCYEPLGEDISEFHSKCSVKIFGTPDPPDLPYSEDQMLQLAEKVVKSQTTVTGVQPKLSLHLEKPAKKDKPQRFTIVGLWGGYILKPPTNQYKFLPELEDLTMHLAEISGIDVVPHSLIRLSSGKLSYITRRIDRTNGARIHMEDMCQLTERLTEQKYNGSHEQIGKAIVKYSTNPGLDIINFFEQVLFSFLTGNADMHLKNFSLIDRPELGYMLSPAYDMVASKLVVEGDEEELALTLNGKKKKIGKRDFFEALYRFNVDRKAVENIFSKFRSSVEKWHDFIDISFLPEYMKKSYHNTIRERVDRMY
- a CDS encoding transcriptional regulator translates to MTLSCFLKDKRRQLNLNQQQLARKAGVGLRFIRDLEQGKTTLRMDKVNQVLKLFGQELGPQPMNREKLINDEKSKSIHVQ